One Phaseolus vulgaris cultivar G19833 chromosome 4, P. vulgaris v2.0, whole genome shotgun sequence DNA window includes the following coding sequences:
- the LOC137837240 gene encoding UPF0481 protein At3g47200-like: MSAISTSELTIPEKLQQLQKAKEAPSPSPENAKIQRVAHYLRDRKNFTKEYSPKLVSFGPIHYGDPKLQSGEQYKKMWAAEYIDSTKISPQELHTKVVQNMETLKPLFDDDLFINNPTFLRYHEHGFGTPEEMISWTLFVDGCALLRILEHAKLDNPEKMNVKVDQLVLVMQDVLLLENQLPFPLLKHLWRIPGKELKETMKELKKTMKEFLRCHHWATKEEHKIPEVEFPDPTHLLGLQRSIILHEPDIKQTKNVPDASTENTHNHGHCLKNILTYNTGKGSKTPNVSTENHEDMVTYRNIKELKVVGIVLKSSKTRSPKDISFSFGWFYSTLKLPEIVVDDTTTTTVLNLIAYEMCPDFQNDYGIRSYVSFLDSLIDHPDDVKALRSKQILLNSLGSDEEVANLFNTLSTDLVPDMRKYVSLRNQIEMHYNDKGRTWLTLGWKTYYSTPWAIIAFHAAIVGLLLTFVQTWYAIHPPKS; encoded by the exons ATGTCTGCAATTTCCACTTCAGAACTCACCATTCCAGAAAAGCTCCAGCAGCTGCAAAAAGCAAAGGAAGCACCTTCACCATCCCCTGAAAACGCCAAAATCCAACGAGTAGCACACTATCTCCGAGACCGAAAGAACTTCACCAAAGAATACTCTCCAAAGTTAGTGTCATTTGGTCCCATCCACTATGGTGATCCCAAACTACAGTCAGGAGAACAGTACAAAAAAATGTGGGCAGCAGAGTACATCGACAGCACCAAGATATCCCCTCAAGAGCTGCACACAAAGGTGGTACAAAACATGGAAACCCTGAAACCCCTCTTTGACGACGATCTTTTCATCAACAATCCCACGTTTTTACGGTATCACGAACATGGTTTTGGAACTCCGGAGGAAATGATCAGTTGGACGCTTTTTGTGGATGGGTGCGCCCTTCTGCGGATTCTGGAACATGCGAAGCTCGACAATCCGGAGAAAATGAACGTGAAGGTTGACCAGCTTGTGCTGGTGATGCAGGACGTGCTCCTGCTGGAGAACCAGCTTCCGTTCCCGTTGCTGAAACATCTGTGGAGGATCCCCGGAAAAGAGTTGAAGGAAACCATGAAAGAGTTGAAGAAAACCATGAAAGAGTTTCTCCGTTGCCACCATTGGGCCACCAAAGAGGAACACAAAATCCCTGAAGTGGAATTCCCAGATCCTACTCATCTTCTCGGCCTTCAACGCTCTATCATCCTTCATGAACCTGAtataaaacaaactaaaaatgTTCCGGATGCTTCAACTGAGAACACCCACAATCATGGTCATTGTTTAAAGAATATTCTAACGTACAATACCGGCAAGGGAAGCAAGACTCCAAATGTTTCCACTGAAAACCACGAGGACATGGTAACATACAG GAACATAAAGGAGTTGAAAGTTGTAGGGATTGTATTGAAGTCAAGCAAGACACGTAGTCCAAAAGACATAtctttctcctttggttggtTTTATTCAACGTTGAAGCTTCCTGAGATCGTTGTGGATGACACAACAACTACTACTGTGTTGAATCTGATAGCGTATGAGATGTGTCCTGATTTTCAAAATGACTATGGGATTCGCTCGTACGTGTCCTTCTTGGACTCACTCATAGACCACCCAGATGATGTGAAGGCATTGAGATCAAAACAAATTTTGCTCAACTCTCTAGGGAGTGATGAGGAAGTGGCTAACCTTTTTAACACCCTTAGCACAGACTTGGTGCCTGACATGAGAAAGTATGTTTCTCTTAGAAATCAAATTGAGATGCATTATAACGATAAAGGTAGGACTTGGTTGACTCTTGGGTGGAAAACCTATTACAGCACCCCTTGGGCCATCATTGCATTCCACGCTGCAATTGTGGGTCTTCTCCTAACTTTTGTCCAAACTTGGTATGCTATTCACCCACCAAAATCCTAA